In Oscillospiraceae bacterium, the sequence CCATTGGGAAAAGAGGCAATAACCGACTATGAGGTTGTTAAGGAAAAAGATAATCTATTCCTTGTAAAGTTAAACCCCTTAACAGGAAGAACACATCAATTAAGAGTACACTTATCTTATCTTGGAACTCCTATTATCGGGGACAGTTTGTACGGGCCTTTCGAAAAAGGAGAAAAAACTCTTCTTCATTGTAAAAAAATTAAATTAAATCATCCTTTAACAAATCAGGAAATGGTGTTTGATGCTCCGTTTCCCTGCGATATGGAATTTTAATTCAATTTAAAAAAGGGCGGATAAATTTATCCGCCCAAATTTTTTTAAAAAAACACTTGATTTTTAAATAAAAGTATGATAGTATAGTAAGAGTGATGCGGGAGTGGCTCAGTGGTAGAGCGTCACCTTGCCAAGGTGAACGTCGCGAGTTCGAATCTCGTCTTCCGCTCCAGAAAAAGCGACTTGTCAAAACAAGTCGCTTTTTCAGTTAAATCCATCTTGTGACGGAATAAATCCACTATCGCAGATGAAATCGCCTTTGGCGGATAAAAGACGGATTTAATTTCATCGTGAACAGAGTGAACGATTTCATTATTCAATATCCATAACTCTACTTAACATATTCCAATGGATTAACAAATACATCATCTTTTTTCAGTTCAAAATGCAGATGTTCTTCGTCAGCCGATTCAAAGATTGCCGTTTCTCCTACTCCGCTTATAACCTGACCTTCAGTTACACTTTCGCCTTTTTTCACCATTTTATCGCTTGACAAATTTTTATATATACTTTTAAATCCGTTATTGTGATTTATTACTATTACTATCCCCTCAAGAGAGTCGGTATAAATATCTTCAACCACGCCATCGGATACGGAAAAAACCGCTTCACTTCTTTTGGTTTTTATATCTATTCCGTTATGCGTTCTGTAATCTTCAAAAGTTTTTGAATAAACAAGATTATCTTTTGAAAACTCTTTTAAAACATCTCCCGTAACAGGCATTATTATTTTAAAGTCGTTTGATAATTTAGGTGCCATTACTTCGGTTGTTTCTTCGTTCTTCTTTTTTTCAACTGTTTTTACAATTGTTTCTTTCTTCTCATCTTTTTTTATTGCTGTTTCATTTTTTGAAACAGGTGGTGCATAAAACTCTACTTCGGGTGGTGGAGCAAGTGCTATTTTACGAGCCTTATATTCATTATAATATTTTACTCCGAACATTATCCCTGCAACCAGTACACATAAAAGACAAACTGAAAAAACAATATAATAATTCTTAAGTACCTTTAAAAATTTATCCATAAAAAATTCCTCCTGAGTATATATTAGCCATTTGGTCTAAATATTATACATATCCTTTAACTCAATACCGGAGTAATATTTTTTTAAAATCTGGTCGTAAGTATATCCGTTCTCTGCAGCATAATTTGCGCCATATTGACTCATTCCCACACCGTGCCCATTGCCTGTTACATTAAAAGTTACTTTATCACCTACTACTATTTCAAAATTTGTTGACCTTAAGCCGAACAAAGTCCGTATCTCAGTTCCTTTAAACTCTTTGCCTGCTATAATAACTGTTTTCACGCTTCCCGATTCATTATATGTAATATTTCCTATCCAACTTTTTTTGTCATTTCCGAAAGTTGTATCATTATTAATACTTTTTATTTTTTGCTTAAATTCTTCTATACTTACTTCTTTAATTGATTTAAATCTTGGCGATTTATCTTCTCCTTCGCTTTCCACACTTCTTAAATAAGGCAAAGCGTTCTGCCATACATCTTCGGAATTTTCAGTTTTACCGCTGCTTGTTGAATGAAACACTGCAGAAATAGGCTCATTATTATAAGTAATTATTTGTCCTCTTGTTTCGCTTATTGCGCGTTTAATTTTATTTTTATATGTTTTATCCCATTCTATCCCCCACTTTTTATCTGCTTCATCTTCTGTCATATATGCTTTACAATGGTTAAAATCAGTACACACAATTGCACCTTTGTGTTTTTCGTCCTTTACATCTTCCCTGTTTAAAATAAATGTACGTGCAGCAACTGCCTGCGCTTTTAATGCTTCCAGATTAAAAGACGGAGGCATCTCAGCAGGAAGAACTCCAACCAAATATTCTTCAATATTTATCTTCTCAACTTTATCAAGAGTATGAAAGTAAACTGATATGATTTTTTCATTTTCTTCATTTCTATTCATAACTTTATCCTCATTTTTAACATATACATTTTGCCCTGAAAACATTGAACTCAAGGCAATTATTAAAATCAAATTAAAAATCGGAATAAATAAATAAAAATATTTTTTTGCAAGATTAATTTTTCTTTTTTTCATTTTTTCTCACCTTTTTTCTAAAAAAAATTGACATATTGCACTGATTGTAGTATTATTATATCTATATATATATTATGAAAGGACAAGAAAAATACTTATGGATTTTAAAAACAAAGAAACCACATCAAATTATTTAAGTGAATTATCATCTATATCTACAATTCAGGATAAAATTCCTCAGGAAAAGTATATACAATATAATGTAAAAAGAGGTTTAAGAAACTCCAACGGAACAGGTGTTTTAGTTGGTCTTACCTCAATTGGTGACGTTACCGGATATATTATGGAAGAAAACGAAAAAATTGCAATTCCAGGAAAACTTCACTACAGAGGAATTGACTTAAATGACATAGTTTCTGATATACAATCTGACAACAGACATGGTTTTGAAGAAGTAATTTTCCTTCTTCTTTTCGGTGTTCTTCCAAACAAAGAACAATTAAAAGATTTCAAGGAACTAATTGCAACTTTAAGTCCTCTGCCCGAAGGATTTACGGAAGACACTATTTTAAAAACACCTTGCGAAAATATTATGATAAAATTATCAAGAAGTGTTCTTGCTCTATATTCGTATGACGAGGATGCAGAAGATAATTCTGTTGTTAATGTTTTAAAACAGTCTATCGGTCTTATTGCTAAATTCCCTATCCTTGCTGCTTACGGATACCAGGCTAAAGCACATTATTTTGATAAGAAAAGTTTATATATACATACACCAAAGCCTGAATACAGCGCTGCTGAAAACTTTTTGCATCTTGTAAGACCTGATAATAAATTCACTAAACTTGAAGCAGATATTTTAGATTTAATGCTTATATTACACGCAGAGCACGGCGGAGGTAACAACTCAACTTTTACAACACATGTTGTATCCTCTACAGGTACTGATATATATTCAGCTATTGCTGCAGCTATCGGTTCATTAAAAGGTTCTAAACATGGTGGTGCAAATTTAAAAGTTACATCTATGGCAAAAGATTTAATGAAAAACGTTAAAAACTGGGAAGATGACGAAAAAATAGAAGATTATCTGATAAAAATACTTAAAAAAGAGGCGTTTGATAAGTCAGGTCTGATTTACGGTTTAGGGCATGCTGTTTACACCATATCAGATCCACGTGCAGTTTTACTTAAACAAAAAGCTTTGGAACTCGCCAAAGAAAAAGGAGAAATAAAAAAATTCAAAGTATACGAAGCAATCGAAAGATTAGGTCCTAAAGCATTTAAAAAGGTTAAAGGTGCTGATAAAGAAATATGTGCAAATGTTGACTTGTACTCAGGGTTTGTATACGAACTTTTAGGTATTCCTACAGAACTTTGTACTCCTCTTTTTGCCGTTTCAAGAATTGTGGGATGGTGTGCTCATATTTTGGAAGAACATATTACAGGCGGAAGAATTATTCGTCCTGCATATAAAAACGTAAGCAAGAGAATACCATATACTAAACTAACTGACAGATAGTATATAGAATATTATTATCGGGCGGATGAAGGCATCCGCCCCTACAATTTTTATAAATATATGAATTTTTAAGGGAAAAAATATGATACTTGAAGTTAAAGATTTACTAAAAACCTTCTCAGGAGAGGTTATTTTAGAAAACATCAATTTTAAAATCGAAGATAATGACAGGATTGGCTTAATCGGTGCAAATGGTTGTGGTAAGTCAACCCTTCTTAATATGCTTACCGAAAATCTTTCCTATGATGAAGGCGAGATAATATATCATAATAAAGAAATAGGTTATCTTAAGCAAAATCCTGAATTTGAAACGGATAAAACTATTATTGATGAGGTACGTTCAGTATTTTGCGATCTTTTAAGTATCGAAAAAGAACTTAAAGAAATATATAATACAATTTCTGTTACTAAAGATGAAAAAGAACTTAACGAAATAAACAAAAAATATGCTAAACTTCAAACTTACTTTGAAGCAAAAGACGGATACAATATTGAAGTTAAAATAAACACCGTATTAAATGGAATGGGGTTTTCCGATAAAGATTATAATATGAGAGTAAACAATCTGTCCGGCGGAGAAAAAACAAGACTTGCTTTATGCAAATTGTTACTTAAAGAGCCTGCTCTTTTAATACTCGATGAGCCTACTAATCACCTTGATTTTAAAACGTTAAAATGGCTTGAAGATTATCTTTTAACATATAAAGGCGCAATTCTTATGGTATCCCATGACAGATACTTTTTAGACAAAACTGTAACAAGTATTTTTGAAATTTACAAAGGCAATTTAAAAAGGTATCAGGGAAATTATACACAGTTTGCACAAATAAAAAA encodes:
- the spoIID gene encoding stage II sporulation protein D; this encodes MKKRKINLAKKYFYLFIPIFNLILIIALSSMFSGQNVYVKNEDKVMNRNEENEKIISVYFHTLDKVEKINIEEYLVGVLPAEMPPSFNLEALKAQAVAARTFILNREDVKDEKHKGAIVCTDFNHCKAYMTEDEADKKWGIEWDKTYKNKIKRAISETRGQIITYNNEPISAVFHSTSSGKTENSEDVWQNALPYLRSVESEGEDKSPRFKSIKEVSIEEFKQKIKSINNDTTFGNDKKSWIGNITYNESGSVKTVIIAGKEFKGTEIRTLFGLRSTNFEIVVGDKVTFNVTGNGHGVGMSQYGANYAAENGYTYDQILKKYYSGIELKDMYNI
- a CDS encoding citrate/2-methylcitrate synthase, translated to MDFKNKETTSNYLSELSSISTIQDKIPQEKYIQYNVKRGLRNSNGTGVLVGLTSIGDVTGYIMEENEKIAIPGKLHYRGIDLNDIVSDIQSDNRHGFEEVIFLLLFGVLPNKEQLKDFKELIATLSPLPEGFTEDTILKTPCENIMIKLSRSVLALYSYDEDAEDNSVVNVLKQSIGLIAKFPILAAYGYQAKAHYFDKKSLYIHTPKPEYSAAENFLHLVRPDNKFTKLEADILDLMLILHAEHGGGNNSTFTTHVVSSTGTDIYSAIAAAIGSLKGSKHGGANLKVTSMAKDLMKNVKNWEDDEKIEDYLIKILKKEAFDKSGLIYGLGHAVYTISDPRAVLLKQKALELAKEKGEIKKFKVYEAIERLGPKAFKKVKGADKEICANVDLYSGFVYELLGIPTELCTPLFAVSRIVGWCAHILEEHITGGRIIRPAYKNVSKRIPYTKLTDR
- a CDS encoding M23 family metallopeptidase codes for the protein MDKFLKVLKNYYIVFSVCLLCVLVAGIMFGVKYYNEYKARKIALAPPPEVEFYAPPVSKNETAIKKDEKKETIVKTVEKKKNEETTEVMAPKLSNDFKIIMPVTGDVLKEFSKDNLVYSKTFEDYRTHNGIDIKTKRSEAVFSVSDGVVEDIYTDSLEGIVIVINHNNGFKSIYKNLSSDKMVKKGESVTEGQVISGVGETAIFESADEEHLHFELKKDDVFVNPLEYVK